In a single window of the Gossypium hirsutum isolate 1008001.06 chromosome A13, Gossypium_hirsutum_v2.1, whole genome shotgun sequence genome:
- the LOC107893117 gene encoding UPF0481 protein At3g47200 has product MAPRKGQLGSINAPSFETKKDEASNDSEVEDLERGLDQGFIYEVPRNIRQANPKAYTPLLISIGPLHYRKTSLASMAKYKVDYQDKFLQRTSVSKEALESFWSFIERNEKIILYCYEALIDEDEFVKMIFYDALFIVELFLRNYEKEVEKNSDIKDFLLKETWSAGLRRDLILLENQIPMFVLEELYKPYENHKLASDASVPSFLKLACSYFDIPWDPQFEHIQIPHFTALQRCHMTKTQNPSSKTKIPTLKKVYDATSLHEVGVELIAEPNQTACLLDVKFDGKKLKIPKFTVHSNTEAYLRNIMAFEMCHCPDEAYVCAYIELMNYLIRTAQDVEQLIEKGILSKEGKNEGKLVTIINTNIAVQRMIKKLMQGIGEPPACYRETANRLNQLYKEGRKRKVTLFIKENYGILKRVYFPNLWRGTGTVAAFMVVVLTCIQTVLAFVN; this is encoded by the coding sequence ATGGCTCCAAGGAAGGGACAATTAGGCTCAATTAACGCCCCATCATTTGAGACAAAGAAAGATGAAGCATCCAATGATTCGGAAGTTGAGGATTTGGAGCGGGGGCTAGACCAAGGGTTTATCTACGAGGTCCCTAGGAACATTCGTCAAGCAAATCCAAAAGCTTACACTCCTCTATTGATTTCAATTGGCCCTCTTCATTATAGGAAAACAAGTTTGGCTAGCATGGCCAAGTATAAAGTGGATTATCAAGATAAATTTCTTCAAAGGACTTCCGTTTCCAAGGAGGCATTGGAAAGTTTTTGGAGCTTCATTGAACGCAACGAGAAAATTATTCTTTACTGTTACGAGGCTTTAATCGATGAAGATGAGTTCGTAAAGATGATATTTTATGATGCACTGTTTATCGTGGAGCTCTTCTTGAGGAACTATGAGAAGGAAGTGGAAAAAAACTCGGACATCAAAGACTTCTTGTTGAAAGAAACATGGTCCGCTGGTCTACGGAGGGATTTGATCTTACTTGAAAACCAGATCCCAATGTTCGTGCTTGAAGAACTGTATAAACCATATGAAAACCACAAACTAGCATCAGATGCCTCTGTTCCTTCTTTCCTTAAACTAGCTTGCTCCTACTTTGACATTCCATGGGACCCGCAGTTCgaacatatacaaatcccacacTTCACCGCTTTGCAAAGATGCCATATGACCAAAACACAAAATCCATCATCCAAGACCAAGATCCCAACGTTGAAAAAAGTGTATGATGCCACAAGTTTGCATGAAGTTGGTGTTGAGCTTATAGCTGAACCTAATCAAACTGCATGTTTGCTTGATGTTAAATTTGACGGTAAAAAGcttaaaattcccaaatttaCCGTGCACTCCAACACTGAAGCTTACCTTCGGAACATCATGGCGTTCGAGATGTGCCATTGTCCAGATGAAGCCTACGTTTGTGCTTACATAGAGCTAATGAATTATCTCATTCGAACTGCCCAAGATGTAGAACAGTTAATAGAAAAAGGGATTTTAAGCAAGGAAGGCAAAAACGAAGGAAAACTGGTTACCATAATAAACACGAATATAGCGGTGCAACGTATGATTAAGAAACTTATGCAGGGAATTGGGGAGCCACCTGCTTGCTACCGGGAAACCGCGAACCGATTGAACCAGCTTTATAAAGAGGGTCGGAAGCGCAAAGTGACATTATTCATCAAGGAAAATTATGGAATTCTGAAGCGTGTTTATTTCCCCAATCTTTGGAGAGGAACAGGGACTGTTGCTGCTTTTATGGTGGTCGTCCTCACCTGCATACAAACCGTGTTGGCTTTTGTGAATTAA